Proteins encoded by one window of Acuticoccus sp. MNP-M23:
- a CDS encoding phosphogluconate dehydrogenase C-terminal domain-containing protein encodes MTRIALLGAGGKMGVRLATNLMDTKFTVSPVEPSEAGRDRLVAATGLQCTDKNNAIRDADVVLMATPDRLIGKIAHEIIADVKPGAAIIMLDAAAPHAGELPERNDVTYFVTHPCHPPIFNDEEGDTRLDFFGGVGAKQHIVCALMQGPDEHYAMCEEVAREIYKPVMRSHRVTVEQMAILEPALSETVGATFALALRKATDEAVKRGVPEQAAHDFILGHLNIELAIAFGIFPEGKFSDGALHAIREAEPQIFRDGWLDRVFAPEAVLQSVKDICQPDEAA; translated from the coding sequence ATGACCAGAATCGCTCTGCTCGGCGCCGGCGGAAAAATGGGCGTCAGGCTCGCCACGAACCTGATGGATACCAAGTTCACGGTGTCGCCGGTGGAACCGTCCGAAGCCGGGCGGGACAGGCTGGTCGCCGCCACCGGCCTCCAATGCACGGACAAGAACAACGCCATCCGCGACGCGGATGTGGTGCTGATGGCAACCCCGGACCGGCTGATCGGCAAGATCGCCCACGAAATCATTGCCGACGTGAAGCCTGGCGCCGCGATCATCATGCTCGACGCCGCCGCCCCCCACGCCGGAGAGCTGCCGGAGCGCAACGACGTCACCTATTTCGTCACCCACCCCTGCCATCCGCCCATCTTCAACGATGAGGAAGGCGACACGCGGCTCGACTTTTTCGGCGGCGTCGGCGCCAAGCAGCACATTGTCTGCGCGCTGATGCAGGGGCCGGACGAGCATTACGCCATGTGCGAGGAAGTGGCGCGGGAGATCTACAAGCCGGTGATGCGCTCGCACCGGGTGACGGTGGAGCAGATGGCCATTCTGGAGCCTGCCCTGTCCGAGACCGTTGGCGCCACCTTCGCGCTGGCGCTGCGCAAGGCGACCGACGAGGCGGTCAAGCGCGGCGTGCCGGAACAGGCCGCACACGACTTCATCCTCGGGCACCTCAACATCGAGCTTGCCATCGCATTCGGCATCTTCCCCGAGGGCAAGTTCTCCGACGGTGCCCTCCACGCCATCCGGGAGGCCGAGCCGCAGATCTTCCGCGATGGCTGGCTGGACCGCGTGTTCGCACCCGAAGCCGTGCTCCAGTCCGTCAAGGACATCTGCCAGCCCGACGAGGCGGCCTGA
- a CDS encoding four-carbon acid sugar kinase family protein, which translates to MNLPAGPLIAWYGDDFTGASAVMEVLTFAGFPSVLFFDPPDAARLARFGTLRAIGIAGDARTRDPAWMEANLPPVYAALRATGAPVTHYKVCSTFDSAPDVGSIGKAADLGIAADGWAPLVVGAPEIGRWQAFGTLFAAAGDTVHRLDRHPTMAVHPVTPMDEADVCRHLGRQTERRVGLVDLVALKAGRGADALKAARAGGNTIVAFDVVDDETLAAAGALIWAQAMDAPLFALGSQGVEYALVAAWRAAGVAPPPAPPQTVAPVHRLAIVSGSCSPITAGQIAHAEADGFAIVPLDPAAAVDEAAWGRAKDAAAENALALLGQGRNPLVCTARGPDDRSISAFREAVAQSGTGLATANTRIGEGLGEILNRIVRDAGLTRAAIAGGDTSSAAARGLGIYAVTAEAPLVPGAALLKAHGDDPATDGVQIALKGGQMGPPDFFSRMRAGSPCAQ; encoded by the coding sequence GTGAACCTTCCCGCCGGCCCTCTCATTGCCTGGTACGGCGACGACTTTACCGGCGCATCGGCGGTCATGGAGGTGCTGACCTTCGCCGGCTTCCCCTCGGTTCTGTTTTTCGATCCGCCGGACGCTGCGCGGCTGGCACGGTTCGGCACCCTGCGCGCCATCGGGATTGCGGGGGATGCCCGCACCCGTGACCCGGCGTGGATGGAGGCCAACCTGCCGCCCGTTTATGCCGCGCTGCGCGCGACCGGGGCGCCGGTCACACACTACAAGGTCTGCTCCACGTTCGATTCCGCGCCCGATGTCGGCTCCATCGGCAAGGCGGCTGATCTCGGAATTGCGGCTGATGGCTGGGCGCCGCTGGTGGTTGGCGCACCCGAGATCGGCCGCTGGCAGGCTTTCGGCACCCTCTTTGCTGCCGCCGGCGACACCGTTCACCGGCTGGACAGGCACCCCACCATGGCCGTCCACCCGGTCACGCCGATGGACGAGGCTGACGTGTGCCGCCACCTCGGCCGGCAGACAGAGCGCCGCGTGGGCCTCGTCGATCTGGTCGCGCTCAAGGCCGGCCGCGGCGCCGATGCGCTGAAAGCGGCGCGTGCCGGGGGCAACACCATCGTCGCGTTCGATGTGGTCGACGACGAGACGCTTGCCGCAGCCGGTGCGCTGATCTGGGCGCAAGCGATGGACGCGCCGCTGTTTGCCCTCGGCTCGCAAGGGGTGGAGTACGCGCTCGTTGCGGCCTGGCGCGCAGCGGGTGTCGCGCCGCCCCCGGCGCCGCCGCAGACGGTTGCCCCGGTGCACCGCCTCGCCATCGTCTCCGGCTCGTGCTCGCCGATTACCGCAGGACAGATCGCCCACGCCGAGGCGGACGGGTTCGCCATCGTCCCCCTCGACCCTGCCGCCGCGGTGGACGAAGCGGCATGGGGGCGCGCAAAAGACGCCGCCGCAGAGAACGCGCTTGCTCTTCTCGGGCAAGGGCGCAACCCGCTGGTGTGCACCGCGCGGGGGCCTGACGACCGGTCCATCTCCGCGTTCCGCGAAGCTGTTGCGCAGTCCGGCACCGGCCTTGCCACTGCCAATACGCGCATTGGCGAAGGGCTCGGCGAGATCCTCAACCGCATCGTGCGAGACGCCGGCCTCACACGCGCAGCAATTGCAGGCGGCGACACCTCCAGCGCGGCGGCACGGGGGCTCGGCATCTATGCCGTCACCGCCGAGGCACCGCTGGTACCGGGCGCAGCGCTCCTGAAAGCGCACGGCGACGACCCGGCCACCGACGGCGTCCAGATCGCACTCAAGGGCGGCCAGATGGGGCCGCCGGATTTCTTCTCGCGCATGCGGGCGGGCAGCCCTTGCGCACAATGA
- a CDS encoding ribulose-bisphosphate carboxylase large subunit family protein — protein sequence MSDRIEADYLIETAIGPDEAAAAMAGEQSSGTFVPVPGETPELKARSAAQVVALEDLGPVDGPSLPGAARPDQPHRRARVTLSWPLHNTGPSLPNLMATVAGNLFELKQFSGLKLTALRLPRAFGDAYMGPAFGVEGTRRLSGVEGRPLIGTIIKPSIGFNPAETADLTRVLCDAGIDFVKDDELQADGPSCPFEERAHAVMRVVNDHADRTGRKVMFAFNITGEMDEMRRRHDLVVALGGTCVMASLNSVGLVGMAALRRHTALPIHAHRNGWGIYDRHPMLGISYTAWQVFWRLIGCDHMHVNGIANKFCEADDSVIASARACLTPLWDDKPCIAMPVFSSGQSARQPPATYKALGSPDLIYAAGGGIMGHPQGVAAGVSSLREAWEAAMEGVPLEDHAKAHPALAAALGGAR from the coding sequence GTGAGTGACCGGATCGAGGCCGATTACCTGATCGAGACCGCCATTGGGCCGGACGAAGCTGCCGCGGCCATGGCGGGCGAGCAGTCGTCCGGCACCTTCGTCCCCGTCCCTGGCGAAACGCCGGAGCTGAAGGCCCGGTCCGCCGCGCAGGTCGTGGCGCTGGAGGATCTCGGGCCGGTGGACGGGCCATCGCTGCCAGGCGCGGCGAGGCCCGACCAGCCGCACCGGCGCGCCCGCGTCACCCTCTCCTGGCCGCTGCACAACACCGGACCGTCGCTTCCCAACCTGATGGCGACAGTGGCGGGCAACCTTTTCGAGCTGAAGCAATTTTCCGGCCTGAAGCTGACGGCGCTGCGCCTCCCCCGTGCCTTCGGCGACGCCTATATGGGGCCAGCCTTCGGCGTTGAGGGCACGAGGAGGCTCAGCGGCGTCGAAGGGCGGCCGCTGATCGGCACGATCATCAAACCCTCCATCGGCTTCAACCCCGCAGAAACGGCCGACCTCACCCGCGTCCTGTGCGACGCCGGTATCGACTTCGTGAAGGATGACGAGCTGCAGGCGGACGGGCCGAGCTGCCCGTTCGAGGAACGCGCACACGCCGTGATGCGGGTGGTCAACGACCACGCCGACCGGACCGGCCGCAAGGTGATGTTCGCCTTCAACATCACCGGCGAGATGGACGAGATGCGCCGCCGGCACGACCTTGTGGTGGCGCTTGGCGGCACTTGCGTGATGGCCAGCCTCAACTCGGTGGGCCTTGTGGGCATGGCAGCGCTCCGCCGCCACACCGCATTGCCGATCCACGCCCACCGCAACGGCTGGGGGATTTACGACCGGCACCCGATGCTCGGCATCTCCTACACCGCGTGGCAGGTGTTCTGGCGCCTCATCGGCTGCGACCACATGCACGTCAACGGCATCGCCAACAAGTTCTGCGAGGCGGACGACAGTGTCATCGCCTCCGCCCGCGCGTGCCTGACACCGCTGTGGGACGACAAGCCCTGCATCGCCATGCCGGTGTTCTCGTCCGGCCAGTCGGCCCGCCAGCCCCCCGCCACGTACAAGGCACTCGGCTCGCCGGACCTCATATATGCCGCTGGCGGCGGGATCATGGGGCATCCTCAGGGCGTTGCGGCCGGCGTTTCCAGCCTGCGCGAAGCGTGGGAGGCCGCGATGGAAGGCGTGCCGCTGGAAGACCACGCGAAGGCGCATCCGGCCCTTGCCGCTGCGCTCGGGGGCGCCCGGTGA
- a CDS encoding Gfo/Idh/MocA family oxidoreductase: MSDPYRGVLIGCGFFARNHMHGWADANGAAIVAVCDRERAKAEAFAADFGIARFYTDAAEMLAAETPDFADVATTVETHRPLVELCLGHGAATVCQKPFAETHADGKAMVDAAEAAGKPLIIHENFRWQRPFMALKERLEAGDIGAPTFARLAFRHGYDVYANQPYLAKTERFAIMDVGLHLFDVDRFLLGDVVDIHCRTQSIKPGIAGEDAFIATVRHESGVVASIECSFASKIAPDPFPQTLVWLEGTEGTLEVTGDYRLRLHRNGTVQERDVEPDVPAWGAAPWHAVQASVAAFEAHVVDVLAGRAAPQPSGAHNLTTLAMALAAYRSAETGSAVNINEFVAGGAL, encoded by the coding sequence TTGAGCGATCCCTACCGCGGTGTCCTGATCGGCTGCGGCTTCTTCGCGCGCAACCACATGCATGGCTGGGCGGACGCCAACGGCGCTGCAATTGTCGCCGTGTGCGACCGGGAACGCGCCAAGGCCGAAGCGTTTGCCGCCGACTTCGGCATTGCCCGCTTCTACACCGACGCTGCCGAGATGCTCGCCGCCGAAACACCCGATTTTGCCGACGTTGCAACCACGGTCGAAACCCATCGCCCTTTGGTGGAGCTTTGCCTCGGCCATGGTGCGGCAACCGTCTGCCAGAAGCCGTTTGCCGAAACCCACGCCGACGGCAAGGCCATGGTGGACGCCGCCGAAGCTGCCGGCAAACCGCTGATCATCCACGAAAATTTCCGCTGGCAGCGGCCGTTCATGGCGTTGAAGGAACGCCTTGAAGCCGGTGACATCGGCGCGCCCACCTTTGCCCGCCTCGCCTTCCGGCATGGCTACGACGTCTATGCCAACCAGCCCTACCTCGCCAAGACGGAACGGTTCGCAATCATGGATGTGGGCCTTCATCTGTTCGACGTTGACCGCTTTCTGCTGGGCGATGTGGTGGACATTCACTGCCGCACCCAGTCCATCAAGCCCGGCATTGCAGGCGAGGACGCATTCATCGCGACCGTCCGCCACGAAAGCGGCGTGGTTGCATCCATCGAATGCTCCTTCGCGTCGAAGATTGCGCCGGACCCGTTTCCGCAGACCCTCGTGTGGCTGGAAGGCACCGAGGGTACGCTGGAAGTCACGGGCGACTACCGCCTCCGCCTTCACAGGAACGGCACCGTGCAGGAGCGCGATGTCGAGCCGGACGTGCCGGCGTGGGGCGCGGCGCCGTGGCATGCGGTGCAGGCCTCGGTTGCCGCCTTCGAGGCCCATGTGGTGGACGTTCTTGCCGGACGGGCAGCGCCGCAACCCTCCGGTGCGCACAACCTCACCACCCTTGCCATGGCGCTCGCCGCATATCGCTCTGCGGAAACCGGCAGCGCCGTCAACATCAACGAATTTGTGGCGGGAGGCGCACTGTGA
- the nanR gene encoding transcriptional regulator NanR, translated as MMDSAPISRRKLSDEVFDRVLETIKDGTLQPGDLMPSERALMETLGVGRPAVREALQSLARMGLIEIRHGGRARVAEPSFGHMFDQLGETMRHLLIHSPTNLEHLKDARATLEREVARMAAKRRADSDVRRLWGVLDDQAAAVDDTAKFRALDGRFHREIAAISGNPIWPVVSEAVFSWLNNFHVDLVAVPGLEQLTLTEHRQIAEAIEQRDPDAAAQAMGDHLYRANELYRRANLA; from the coding sequence ATGATGGACTCCGCCCCAATCTCCCGACGGAAGCTGTCGGACGAAGTGTTCGACCGGGTGCTCGAAACCATCAAGGACGGGACATTGCAGCCGGGTGACCTGATGCCGTCGGAACGGGCGCTGATGGAGACCCTTGGCGTGGGAAGGCCGGCAGTGCGCGAGGCGTTGCAGTCGCTGGCGCGGATGGGGCTGATAGAGATCCGTCACGGCGGGCGGGCGCGGGTCGCCGAACCCTCGTTCGGCCACATGTTCGACCAGCTTGGCGAAACGATGCGCCACCTCCTCATCCACTCGCCCACCAACCTCGAACACCTGAAGGATGCGCGCGCCACGCTGGAGCGCGAAGTCGCCAGAATGGCAGCAAAGCGGCGCGCCGACAGTGACGTTCGGCGGCTATGGGGCGTTCTGGACGACCAGGCTGCCGCCGTCGACGACACGGCGAAGTTCCGCGCGCTCGACGGCCGGTTTCACCGCGAGATCGCCGCGATCAGCGGCAACCCCATCTGGCCTGTGGTGTCCGAAGCCGTGTTCTCGTGGCTCAATAATTTCCACGTCGATCTTGTGGCCGTGCCGGGGCTGGAGCAGCTCACGCTGACCGAACACCGGCAGATCGCCGAAGCCATCGAACAGCGCGATCCCGATGCCGCCGCGCAGGCCATGGGTGACCACCTCTACCGCGCCAACGAGCTTTACCGCCGCGCGAACCTCGCCTGA
- a CDS encoding ABC transporter substrate-binding protein, producing the protein MKFSVTALAVCLTATGLGAAIAPAAAQDKPTIALSNSFYGNDWRRQMVDSFTEAAESAKAEGLIGDFIVLNGDGSVPQQQSQLADLILRGVDAIAINAASETALNNIVGKACSAGIAIIAFDSILSEDCAHTLGFDFTQYKTDQAEATLDLIGRKGNVIVVRGVKGSAPDAQMYAAQMKVLEANPDVKVAAEVYGQATAPVAQSAIANVLPSLPKIDAVLGQGGSDDYGIAQAFEQYGGDYADAMPVIEGGGSADFIRWWAGRMEKGDYATTSMNTTPGIGGAAFWVALALAEGDDVPQEMVMPVAVVEPDNLGEYKDMPQGRIVSPSYSRAWVAEHLLSGPAAN; encoded by the coding sequence ATGAAGTTCTCCGTCACGGCACTCGCCGTCTGTCTGACCGCGACCGGTCTTGGTGCGGCAATCGCCCCTGCCGCCGCGCAGGACAAGCCCACAATTGCGCTGTCCAACTCCTTTTACGGCAACGACTGGCGCCGGCAGATGGTGGATTCCTTCACCGAAGCTGCCGAAAGCGCCAAGGCCGAAGGGCTGATCGGAGACTTCATCGTCCTCAACGGGGACGGTTCGGTGCCGCAGCAGCAAAGCCAGCTTGCCGACCTCATCTTGCGCGGTGTCGACGCCATCGCCATCAACGCCGCGTCCGAAACCGCGCTCAACAACATTGTCGGCAAGGCGTGCTCGGCGGGCATTGCCATCATCGCTTTCGATTCCATCCTGTCGGAAGATTGCGCTCACACGCTGGGTTTCGACTTCACCCAGTACAAGACCGACCAGGCGGAGGCGACGCTGGATCTGATCGGCCGCAAGGGCAACGTCATCGTCGTGCGCGGGGTGAAGGGCTCGGCGCCGGATGCGCAGATGTACGCCGCCCAGATGAAGGTGCTGGAGGCCAATCCGGACGTGAAGGTGGCTGCCGAGGTCTACGGCCAGGCCACGGCGCCGGTCGCCCAGTCCGCCATCGCCAACGTCCTGCCCAGCCTGCCGAAGATCGACGCCGTGCTCGGCCAGGGCGGCAGCGACGACTACGGCATTGCCCAGGCCTTCGAGCAGTACGGCGGGGACTATGCCGACGCCATGCCGGTGATCGAGGGCGGCGGCAGTGCCGATTTCATCCGATGGTGGGCCGGCCGGATGGAGAAGGGCGATTACGCCACCACCTCCATGAACACCACGCCGGGCATTGGCGGGGCCGCATTCTGGGTGGCGCTGGCGCTGGCCGAGGGTGATGACGTGCCGCAGGAGATGGTGATGCCCGTTGCCGTGGTCGAGCCCGACAATCTGGGCGAATACAAGGATATGCCCCAGGGCCGCATCGTCAGCCCCAGCTACTCGCGGGCATGGGTGGCAGAGCACCTCCTGTCCGGCCCTGCGGCAAACTGA
- a CDS encoding ATP-binding cassette domain-containing protein — protein sequence MNERPVLPRETVSPAAVPPRVAVSGVRVTYGPTVAVDDLSITVGAGEVIGLVGANGAGKSTLMRVLAGAATPDAGTVAIDGTPVNFAAFGPGAAHGMGVRIVWQELSLCANLTVAENMFVERPLAGRSPLFWRAPYARIARESLDAVFPDAGIAVGRAVEDLPIGQRQMVEIARAATAPGLRLLILDEPTSSLDAVRSGQLRAFVQARAREGLSVIFISHKLGEVLDVATRVFVMRNGRAVLDAPAESVNASQLVDAMGGGAEARNARTSAATTGKVLARLDRPLTARLGHALALHAGEIVGVAGLEGDGQKTLLEALFAGSGNGATRAGKAAYVSGDRAREGVFALWPVSQNIAIGRIARRSGWSLVSAARERAAVEPEARRLDLDPARFASNILELSGGNQQKALAARALGTDAEILILEDPTRGVDIGTKRLFYKVAREAAESGKLVVWHSTEDAEFAECDRVLVMASGSVAAILSGDDLSEERVLATAFAAREGGTCAADGPGLALRAARAVLRNAAIVGLVAVCGALASLNPMVASTFGIELLMGPAVALTLIALAQMFVVGGSEIDLGVGAFAGLVNVLSATLLVSAPLLGGAAILAGLAGYALMAAIVRLRAVPAIVVTLGASFIWYGVGYSVQPAPGGAAPDWLRATTQWSIPGIPTPLVLVVAATVVALILHRSRMGTVLRGFGASPMALERSGWSPLTWSIVRYVVAGAFAGAGGLAITAMNGASDINAGSGYTLLAVAAVVLGGCRLLGGVISPVGVAAGAVTLSLIGALLGALGVSTDFNAAVQGLLMILVLGLRALVERSR from the coding sequence ATGAACGAACGTCCTGTCCTGCCGCGGGAGACGGTTTCTCCCGCGGCCGTGCCGCCGCGTGTCGCCGTCAGCGGTGTGCGCGTGACCTACGGCCCCACCGTCGCCGTCGACGATCTGTCCATCACCGTTGGCGCGGGGGAGGTGATCGGGCTGGTGGGCGCCAACGGGGCCGGCAAATCCACGCTGATGCGCGTTCTGGCGGGAGCGGCCACGCCGGACGCCGGCACGGTCGCAATCGACGGCACGCCGGTGAACTTTGCCGCGTTCGGTCCGGGTGCGGCCCATGGCATGGGCGTGCGGATCGTGTGGCAGGAGCTTTCGCTCTGCGCCAACCTCACCGTTGCGGAAAACATGTTCGTGGAACGGCCGCTTGCCGGCCGTTCGCCGCTGTTCTGGCGGGCGCCCTATGCGCGGATTGCAAGAGAAAGCCTCGACGCGGTGTTTCCGGACGCTGGCATTGCGGTGGGCCGCGCGGTGGAGGATCTCCCCATCGGGCAGCGCCAGATGGTGGAGATTGCAAGAGCTGCCACGGCTCCCGGCCTGCGCCTTCTCATTCTCGATGAGCCGACATCGTCGCTGGATGCGGTGCGCAGCGGGCAGTTGCGGGCCTTCGTGCAGGCAAGGGCGAGGGAGGGGCTGTCGGTCATCTTCATCAGCCACAAGCTCGGCGAAGTGCTCGACGTGGCGACCCGCGTCTTCGTCATGCGCAATGGCCGCGCCGTTCTGGATGCGCCGGCTGAGAGTGTGAACGCATCGCAGCTGGTGGATGCCATGGGCGGCGGCGCCGAGGCGCGAAACGCGCGAACCAGCGCGGCAACCACGGGAAAGGTGCTGGCGCGCCTCGACCGCCCGCTGACGGCCCGGCTCGGGCACGCGCTGGCGCTTCACGCCGGCGAGATCGTCGGCGTCGCGGGTCTTGAGGGCGATGGTCAGAAGACGCTGCTGGAGGCGCTGTTTGCCGGGAGCGGCAACGGTGCCACGCGGGCCGGTAAGGCGGCCTATGTGTCCGGCGACCGGGCGCGCGAGGGTGTCTTTGCGTTGTGGCCGGTGTCGCAGAACATTGCCATCGGGCGCATTGCCCGGCGCTCTGGCTGGTCGCTCGTGTCGGCGGCGCGGGAACGCGCGGCAGTGGAGCCGGAGGCAAGGCGGCTCGACCTCGATCCCGCGCGGTTCGCCTCCAACATTCTGGAGCTTTCCGGCGGCAACCAGCAGAAGGCGCTGGCCGCCAGAGCGCTCGGCACCGACGCCGAGATCCTCATTCTGGAAGATCCCACCCGCGGCGTCGATATCGGCACCAAGCGCCTCTTCTACAAGGTGGCGCGGGAGGCGGCCGAAAGCGGCAAGCTGGTGGTGTGGCATTCCACCGAGGATGCCGAATTTGCCGAGTGCGACCGCGTTCTGGTGATGGCATCCGGCAGTGTGGCCGCAATATTGTCGGGCGATGACCTCAGTGAGGAGCGGGTGCTTGCCACCGCTTTTGCGGCGCGTGAGGGGGGCACTTGCGCAGCCGACGGTCCGGGTCTCGCGCTGCGGGCAGCGCGCGCAGTCCTGCGCAACGCAGCAATCGTCGGGCTCGTGGCAGTCTGCGGCGCGCTTGCCTCGCTGAACCCCATGGTGGCGTCCACCTTCGGCATCGAGCTTCTGATGGGGCCGGCGGTGGCGCTCACACTCATTGCGCTGGCGCAGATGTTTGTGGTGGGCGGCAGCGAGATCGACCTTGGCGTCGGCGCCTTCGCGGGGCTCGTCAACGTGTTGTCGGCGACGCTTCTGGTGAGTGCGCCGCTGCTGGGCGGCGCGGCCATTCTGGCCGGTCTTGCGGGGTATGCGCTGATGGCGGCCATTGTCCGGCTGCGCGCCGTGCCGGCCATTGTGGTCACGCTGGGGGCCTCGTTCATCTGGTACGGGGTCGGCTATTCGGTGCAGCCTGCACCGGGGGGCGCGGCGCCCGACTGGTTGCGCGCCACCACCCAGTGGTCGATCCCCGGCATCCCGACGCCGCTGGTGCTGGTGGTCGCCGCCACGGTGGTTGCGCTCATCCTGCATCGCTCGCGCATGGGAACGGTTCTGCGCGGGTTCGGTGCAAGCCCGATGGCGCTGGAGCGGTCCGGCTGGTCGCCGCTCACATGGTCCATCGTCCGCTACGTTGTGGCCGGGGCCTTCGCGGGCGCGGGCGGCCTTGCGATCACCGCCATGAACGGGGCGAGCGATATCAACGCCGGGTCCGGCTACACGCTCCTTGCCGTCGCGGCCGTGGTGCTGGGCGGTTGCCGGCTTCTGGGCGGCGTCATTTCGCCGGTGGGGGTTGCGGCGGGGGCTGTCACGCTCTCGCTCATTGGCGCGCTGCTGGGTGCGCTGGGGGTGTCGACCGATTTCAATGCGGCGGTGCAGGGGCTGTTGATGATCCTGGTTCTGGGTCTGCGCGCGCTGGTGGAGCGGTCGCGGTGA
- a CDS encoding ABC transporter permease encodes MRALAEFTRRHRWVWAALGVALLWVALNVAMERFSLASISGVARSASFLAIVALGQMFVVATGRGNIDLSVASVVTLSAFITVTLADGSNATLPLALGAALAMGAAVGLVNALLVVRLGIAAMIATLAMGYVLATATLMVNRSVRGFETAPALDWLASGRVGDVPVIAVLACAATALAAFVVNRTAFGQTLSATGQNLRAAQLAGVRTGRTTTAAFVISGVCAALAGALLSANVGGAFLDMGTPYLLQSVGAVVLGGSLIFGGFSTALGTLLGAVLLVLIVTTMQIWGLPAGAQDVVQGVVIVAVLALAGGSAVRRRRPAPQAERALHSPPAPGKVED; translated from the coding sequence GTGAGGGCGCTTGCAGAATTCACCCGGCGGCACCGCTGGGTGTGGGCAGCGCTCGGCGTTGCGCTCCTGTGGGTCGCGCTCAACGTCGCCATGGAGCGCTTCAGCCTTGCTTCCATCAGCGGCGTTGCGCGCTCGGCGTCTTTTCTTGCCATTGTGGCGCTCGGCCAGATGTTCGTGGTCGCAACCGGGCGCGGCAACATCGACCTTTCGGTCGCAAGCGTCGTGACGCTGAGCGCGTTCATTACCGTCACGCTGGCCGATGGGTCCAACGCCACGCTGCCGCTGGCGCTTGGCGCGGCGCTGGCCATGGGGGCTGCGGTGGGGCTCGTCAACGCGCTGCTCGTGGTGCGGCTCGGCATTGCGGCCATGATCGCGACCCTTGCGATGGGCTACGTCCTTGCCACCGCAACGCTGATGGTGAACCGCAGCGTCCGCGGCTTCGAAACCGCACCGGCGCTGGACTGGCTGGCGTCGGGCCGGGTGGGTGATGTGCCGGTCATTGCGGTGCTGGCATGCGCTGCAACCGCGCTGGCGGCCTTCGTCGTCAACCGCACCGCGTTCGGCCAGACCCTGTCGGCCACCGGGCAGAATTTGCGCGCAGCGCAGCTTGCGGGCGTGCGCACGGGGCGGACCACAACGGCGGCTTTCGTCATCAGCGGGGTGTGTGCCGCACTTGCCGGCGCGCTCCTTTCGGCAAATGTCGGCGGTGCGTTCCTCGACATGGGGACGCCCTACCTGCTCCAGTCGGTCGGTGCGGTGGTGCTGGGCGGTTCGCTCATCTTCGGCGGCTTTTCCACGGCGCTCGGGACGCTTCTGGGCGCGGTCCTTCTTGTCCTCATCGTGACCACCATGCAGATCTGGGGTCTTCCCGCCGGCGCCCAGGACGTGGTGCAGGGCGTCGTCATCGTTGCGGTGCTGGCGCTTGCGGGCGGCAGCGCGGTCCGCCGCCGGAGACCCGCGCCGCAGGCAGAGCGCGCTTTACACAGCCCGCCCGCGCCGGGCAAGGTCGAGGACTGA